A single genomic interval of Tsukamurella paurometabola harbors:
- a CDS encoding PhoX family protein, with protein sequence MRLPNLRLLTDHDGKSARSHTTCKYKCGNQCFREHDNQSDNEYFGDITRRTVLRGAGVAALGAGAVTVLAACGDNGSSGAGASSSAAAGNGPPAENVNAPGLNFTAITPNKADAVTVPEGYEQAVVIRWGDPVLPGAPQFDFDNQTPEAQAQQFGFNNDFTDLIPVDGKPDTFLMVCNQEYTTGTAMFKGYKEGDPTENQVRVEMAAHGITVVEVKGEPGSGKLTPVLGEYNRRITASTEFELRGPAAGTFFTKTTADPTGTRVLGTIANCSGGITPWGTMISGEENYTNYFSGAETPPLDGLKEGWKRYGVGKDEDAHHWMKFEDRFDLSKEPNEINRFGYLVEVNPHDPKSTPIKHSALGRMKREGGNIYVTPAGDVVTYCGDDSKFEYIYKFVSSRKIQPGKGAAAMESNMRILDEGTLYVAKFDGQKVENGKVPEGGYKGTGTWIPLLTTKADGSAESHVEGMPAENVALWTRVAGDKVGATKMDRPEDIEPNPRTGKIYCALTNNSDRGVKEGQPGIDTPNPRVKNKSGQLLEITDNHTGTEFSWDLLLVCGDPAAADTYYGGFDKTKVSRISCPDNVTFDSHGNLWISTDGTNSTFDSNDGLFGVVLEGKDRGLTKQFLTVPFGAETCGPVVRDNRVLVAVQHPGETDDATADKPTSHWPDGGSSQPRPSVVAVWKKSGNIGS encoded by the coding sequence ATGCGCCTGCCCAACCTGCGCCTGCTCACCGATCACGACGGTAAGTCGGCCCGCTCGCACACGACCTGCAAGTACAAGTGCGGTAACCAGTGCTTCCGCGAGCACGACAACCAGTCGGACAACGAGTACTTCGGCGACATCACGCGGCGCACCGTGCTCCGCGGCGCCGGCGTGGCGGCGCTGGGCGCGGGCGCGGTCACCGTCCTCGCGGCCTGCGGCGACAACGGTTCCAGCGGCGCCGGGGCCTCGTCGAGCGCGGCGGCCGGGAACGGCCCGCCGGCGGAGAACGTGAACGCCCCCGGCCTCAACTTCACCGCCATCACCCCGAACAAGGCGGACGCCGTGACCGTGCCCGAGGGCTACGAGCAGGCCGTCGTGATCCGCTGGGGCGATCCGGTACTGCCGGGCGCGCCGCAGTTCGACTTCGACAACCAGACCCCCGAGGCGCAGGCGCAGCAGTTCGGCTTCAACAACGACTTCACGGATCTCATCCCCGTGGACGGGAAGCCGGACACCTTCCTCATGGTGTGCAACCAGGAGTACACGACCGGCACCGCGATGTTCAAGGGCTACAAGGAGGGTGATCCGACCGAGAACCAGGTGCGGGTCGAGATGGCCGCCCACGGCATCACCGTGGTCGAGGTCAAGGGCGAGCCGGGCTCGGGCAAGCTGACTCCCGTTCTGGGCGAGTACAACCGGCGCATCACCGCGTCGACGGAGTTCGAGCTGCGCGGGCCCGCCGCCGGCACCTTCTTCACGAAGACCACCGCGGACCCCACCGGCACCCGCGTCCTGGGGACCATCGCGAACTGCTCGGGCGGCATCACGCCGTGGGGCACCATGATCTCCGGCGAGGAGAACTACACCAATTACTTCTCGGGCGCCGAGACGCCGCCGCTGGACGGCCTCAAGGAGGGCTGGAAGCGCTACGGCGTCGGCAAGGACGAGGACGCCCACCACTGGATGAAGTTCGAGGACCGGTTCGATCTGTCCAAGGAGCCCAACGAGATCAACCGGTTCGGCTACCTCGTCGAGGTCAATCCGCACGACCCGAAGTCGACGCCGATCAAGCACTCGGCGCTGGGTCGCATGAAGCGCGAGGGCGGCAACATCTACGTCACGCCCGCGGGCGACGTGGTCACCTACTGCGGCGACGACTCGAAGTTCGAGTACATCTACAAGTTCGTCAGCTCGCGGAAGATCCAGCCCGGCAAGGGCGCCGCCGCGATGGAGTCGAACATGCGGATCCTCGACGAGGGCACGCTGTACGTCGCGAAGTTCGACGGCCAGAAGGTCGAGAACGGGAAGGTCCCCGAGGGCGGCTACAAGGGCACCGGGACCTGGATCCCCCTGCTCACCACGAAGGCCGACGGCAGCGCCGAGTCGCACGTCGAGGGCATGCCGGCCGAGAACGTCGCCCTGTGGACCCGCGTCGCGGGTGACAAGGTGGGCGCCACCAAGATGGACCGCCCCGAGGACATCGAGCCGAACCCGAGGACCGGCAAGATCTACTGCGCGCTGACCAACAACAGCGACCGCGGCGTCAAGGAGGGCCAGCCGGGCATCGACACGCCCAACCCGCGCGTGAAGAACAAGAGCGGCCAGCTGCTCGAGATCACCGACAACCACACGGGCACCGAATTCTCCTGGGACCTGCTGCTGGTGTGCGGCGATCCGGCCGCCGCCGATACCTACTACGGCGGCTTCGACAAGACCAAGGTCTCGCGGATCAGCTGCCCCGACAACGTCACCTTCGATTCGCACGGCAATCTGTGGATCTCCACGGACGGCACCAACAGCACCTTCGACAGCAACGACGGCCTGTTCGGCGTCGTCCTGGAGGGCAAGGACCGCGGCCTGACCAAGCAGTTCCTCACGGTGCCCTTCGGCGCCGAGACCTGCGGCCCCGTCGTGCGCGACAACCGCGTGCTCGTCGCCGTGCAGCACCCGGGCGAGACCGACGACGCCACCGCCGACAAGCCCACCTCGCACTGGCCCGACGGCGGCTCCAGCCAGCCCCGCCCCTCGGTGGTCGCGGTGTGGAAGAAGTCGGGGAACATCGGGTCGTAA